A single Corynebacterium stationis DNA region contains:
- a CDS encoding ABC transporter permease translates to MEQEKNTLAADIARMTSTPEGHTVPPSDSKTFRAAFEDLLQGAKQHELWLMLGLQDIKQRYRRSVLGPFWITIATGVMALALGLLYSMLFQLPLADFLPHVTVGLIMWNFISGAIKEGSTIFIDNEGLIKQLPAPLSVHVYRLVWRQTLFLGHNLIIWLLLIIIFPRSLGWEFFLVIPGMLLLIVNGVWVAMFFGMVATRFRDVAPLLEALTQLLFYVTPIVWTTKTLTDQGGAVADRARIAELNPLYHYLEVVRAPLIGEPVAAYHWWIVLAFTAGGLLIAMVAMRQWRFRVSYWV, encoded by the coding sequence ATGGAGCAAGAAAAAAATACACTTGCCGCAGATATTGCGCGCATGACTAGCACTCCAGAGGGTCATACCGTACCGCCGTCAGATTCCAAGACTTTCAGAGCGGCTTTCGAAGACCTTCTCCAGGGCGCTAAACAGCACGAACTGTGGCTAATGTTAGGTCTGCAAGACATTAAGCAGCGCTACCGCCGTTCGGTTTTGGGACCGTTCTGGATCACCATCGCTACTGGTGTGATGGCTTTGGCACTGGGTTTGCTGTACTCCATGCTCTTCCAGCTGCCGCTGGCAGATTTCCTTCCACATGTCACCGTCGGTTTGATTATGTGGAATTTCATCTCCGGCGCGATTAAAGAGGGCTCTACAATCTTCATCGATAATGAGGGCCTCATCAAACAGCTTCCGGCACCACTATCAGTCCACGTCTACCGCTTAGTATGGCGGCAAACGCTATTTTTGGGCCACAACCTCATCATCTGGCTGCTGCTGATTATCATCTTCCCGCGCTCTTTGGGCTGGGAATTCTTCCTGGTCATCCCCGGCATGCTGTTGTTAATTGTCAACGGCGTGTGGGTAGCCATGTTCTTCGGTATGGTGGCTACACGTTTCCGCGACGTTGCGCCGTTGCTAGAAGCGCTGACGCAGCTGCTGTTTTATGTCACTCCGATTGTGTGGACGACGAAGACGCTTACAGATCAAGGTGGAGCGGTCGCAGATCGCGCCCGCATCGCCGAACTCAACCCGCTGTACCACTACCTTGAGGTTGTTCGCGCACCGTTGATTGGTGAGCCGGTAGCTGCTTATCACTGGTGGATCGTCTTGGCATTTACCGCAGGCGGACTACTTATTGCCATGGTGGCTATGCGCCAGTGGCGCTTCCGCGTGAGCTACTGGGTTTAA
- a CDS encoding MoaD/ThiS family protein produces MVDVHFFAAARDAAGCTHTSLGNADVPATLGELLQYLSTTFTGTTGAGTSMAEVLERCSFLLDGKSATAETPLSGVSRVDVLPPFAGG; encoded by the coding sequence ATGGTTGACGTGCACTTTTTCGCCGCTGCCCGGGACGCCGCAGGTTGTACCCACACCAGCCTTGGCAATGCAGATGTCCCGGCAACGTTGGGCGAGCTTCTACAATATCTATCCACTACCTTTACTGGCACCACTGGCGCTGGTACTTCCATGGCAGAGGTACTTGAGCGCTGCTCTTTCTTGTTGGATGGTAAATCCGCCACCGCCGAAACCCCGCTGAGTGGCGTCTCTCGCGTAGATGTACTTCCGCCTTTTGCGGGCGGTTAA
- a CDS encoding phage holin family protein, with product MSTLWNFILTVIAIAAGLWAVVEFIPGIELTATQGNELTAFLVLAAVFVIVNAVVAPILRVVGLPLTCITLGLFALVINGIVLLLAEWLFNLLSFQGSQFHVDGLWPAILGAIVLAIISGIVNFFTSPLRARS from the coding sequence ATGAGTACTTTGTGGAATTTTATTTTAACCGTTATCGCCATTGCCGCCGGTTTATGGGCAGTCGTGGAATTCATCCCAGGAATTGAACTAACAGCTACGCAAGGCAACGAATTAACGGCATTCTTGGTTCTGGCGGCGGTGTTCGTCATCGTTAACGCGGTGGTTGCACCAATCCTCCGCGTCGTTGGATTGCCGCTGACGTGTATCACCTTGGGACTGTTTGCACTAGTCATCAACGGCATCGTGTTGCTGCTAGCAGAGTGGCTGTTTAATCTGCTGAGTTTCCAAGGCTCGCAATTCCACGTCGATGGACTTTGGCCAGCCATCCTGGGCGCCATCGTGCTAGCAATTATCTCCGGCATTGTTAATTTCTTCACCAGCCCGCTGCGCGCGCGGTCTTAA
- a CDS encoding molybdenum cofactor biosynthesis protein MoaE, protein MTTNHDPAFDPAYVHEQTGKVIAALMMEEPIENAAAQARTDVVTDAMGAVVTFDGVVRDHDGGQGVTRLIYSSHPTAQQEIEAVAARISAQHPHVRLWCAHRTGPLGIGDLAFMVIAAAAHRREAFAAAEELADAVKAEVPIWKEQELSQGGTQWVGLE, encoded by the coding sequence ATGACCACTAATCACGATCCGGCTTTTGACCCAGCCTATGTGCATGAGCAAACAGGCAAGGTCATCGCAGCATTGATGATGGAGGAACCGATTGAAAATGCTGCGGCGCAAGCGCGCACAGATGTCGTCACCGATGCCATGGGTGCGGTGGTCACCTTTGATGGAGTTGTGCGCGATCATGATGGTGGCCAGGGCGTAACGAGGTTGATCTATTCCTCGCACCCCACGGCACAGCAGGAAATAGAAGCGGTTGCCGCTCGTATTAGCGCGCAGCACCCGCATGTTCGCTTGTGGTGTGCACACCGTACTGGCCCCTTGGGTATTGGGGATTTAGCCTTTATGGTCATCGCTGCAGCAGCGCACCGCCGTGAGGCTTTTGCAGCTGCCGAGGAGCTTGCGGACGCTGTTAAAGCCGAAGTACCTATTTGGAAAGAACAAGAGCTTTCACAAGGCGGCACCCAGTGGGTGGGATTGGAATGA
- a CDS encoding ThiF family adenylyltransferase codes for MTEFSPQEISRYRRQLSLAGFGKDAQAKLRDSHVAVIGAGGLGSPALLYLAGAGVGKITIIDSDTVDVSNLHRQVIHTTDKIGVNKAESARQQMVALNPEITVEVVSQRLDENNILGHLRGSDVVLDGTDNFATRYNASWACAILGIPHVWASILGFDAQLTVFYADNGPIYEDLFPIPPVPGSVPSCSQAGVLGPTVGIVGSAMALEAMKLITGVGTPLIGKIAYFTALEGTWEYIPLVGNPEVTERVRTTGPTQGAEAFEEPPVDNALPTVAEVDEIPNNALIIDVRNPDEVEMFAIPGSVKFPLPRMVDGETPEEIASAQAKSLPVVIHCAGGIRSARAVEILNQRGFTEGIYSLRGGIDAWLDKQ; via the coding sequence ATGACAGAATTTTCTCCCCAGGAAATCTCTCGCTACCGCCGGCAACTATCTTTGGCTGGGTTCGGAAAAGACGCCCAGGCTAAGCTTCGCGATTCCCACGTCGCCGTCATCGGCGCTGGAGGGCTTGGCTCCCCTGCCCTGTTATATCTCGCGGGTGCAGGGGTTGGAAAAATCACCATCATCGATTCCGATACGGTCGATGTTTCCAACCTGCATCGCCAAGTCATTCACACCACTGACAAGATTGGCGTCAACAAAGCCGAATCAGCACGCCAGCAGATGGTCGCTCTTAACCCAGAAATCACCGTGGAAGTGGTTTCTCAACGCCTGGATGAGAACAACATCTTAGGGCACCTGCGCGGGTCCGATGTGGTTTTGGATGGCACGGATAACTTCGCCACCCGCTATAACGCGTCCTGGGCTTGCGCAATTTTAGGTATTCCGCACGTGTGGGCTTCTATTTTGGGATTCGATGCCCAGCTCACCGTCTTCTATGCCGACAACGGCCCTATATATGAAGATCTCTTCCCTATCCCGCCCGTACCAGGTTCAGTGCCTTCGTGCTCACAAGCCGGGGTGCTTGGCCCCACAGTGGGCATTGTGGGCTCTGCCATGGCGCTTGAAGCAATGAAGCTAATTACAGGTGTTGGAACTCCGCTGATTGGAAAGATTGCTTATTTCACTGCACTCGAAGGCACGTGGGAATACATCCCACTAGTCGGTAACCCGGAAGTTACCGAACGCGTGCGCACCACGGGCCCGACCCAAGGCGCAGAAGCTTTCGAGGAACCACCGGTAGATAATGCATTGCCTACGGTTGCTGAAGTTGATGAGATTCCGAATAACGCGCTTATCATCGATGTGCGGAATCCAGATGAAGTAGAAATGTTTGCCATCCCCGGTTCTGTTAAATTTCCGCTTCCACGGATGGTGGACGGTGAAACTCCCGAAGAGATTGCTTCGGCCCAAGCGAAATCACTCCCAGTAGTTATCCACTGCGCCGGAGGTATTCGTTCTGCTCGCGCAGTCGAGATACTCAACCAGCGCGGGTTCACCGAAGGTATCTACTCACTGCGCGGTGGCATCGACGCGTGGCTAGATAAACAATAA
- a CDS encoding XRE family transcriptional regulator, translating to MKRISTAAVAVFTALSLSTGVAPAQGLGTGSSGSDSQIRKDLLKWQLEFPVSTSLLKQPTSSVSAANKSSEFVRDNSSESTSDRLVESSWGLAKSSVKKDVENSDPIGTSLNTILALGGVLALGAAIYGVALRAGFQLPHVAAE from the coding sequence ATGAAGCGTATATCCACCGCTGCTGTAGCAGTTTTTACAGCCTTGTCCCTATCCACCGGTGTCGCACCTGCGCAAGGTCTCGGTACAGGTTCTTCGGGTTCTGATAGCCAAATCCGCAAAGATTTACTTAAGTGGCAACTTGAATTTCCCGTCAGCACATCACTATTAAAACAGCCAACTAGCTCAGTCAGTGCCGCGAATAAATCTTCTGAGTTCGTTCGTGATAATAGTTCCGAGAGCACTTCTGACAGACTCGTCGAATCCAGCTGGGGCTTGGCGAAAAGCTCCGTGAAAAAGGATGTCGAAAATAGTGATCCTATTGGTACTTCCCTCAACACAATTCTCGCGCTAGGTGGAGTGCTTGCTCTTGGCGCCGCGATTTATGGCGTGGCATTGCGGGCAGGATTTCAGCTCCCCCACGTGGCCGCCGAGTAA
- a CDS encoding NAD(P)H-quinone oxidoreductase, with protein MKAIVQTTEGDPATLELQEVPKPTLQPGEVLVKVAASGVNRADLTQAEGNYPPPKGASDILGLECAGEIADAGDTNREVGEKVGALLVGGGYAEYVAVPEGQLLPIPEGFSFAETAAVIETACTVWSNIVMEVGLSKGETILIHGGGGGIGLMAIQIAKAIGATVAVTAGSAEKLEVCKSYGADILINYKEQDFAEELKNQCDVILDIVGGPYLKKNMFALAKGGRMITIGLQGGNKAEINMGVMMMKDISLHGTTLRRRSPEVKAEIVRQTVKNVWPMLEDGRVKHHIHETLPLADAAKALNHLVESSHTGKVVLVQ; from the coding sequence ATGAAAGCAATCGTCCAAACCACCGAAGGGGACCCAGCAACCCTCGAGCTCCAAGAAGTACCGAAGCCAACTCTGCAGCCTGGCGAAGTACTAGTCAAGGTCGCTGCCTCAGGTGTTAACCGCGCAGACCTTACCCAAGCAGAAGGTAACTACCCGCCACCCAAGGGTGCCTCTGACATCCTCGGACTAGAGTGTGCGGGAGAAATCGCGGACGCTGGCGATACCAACCGCGAAGTAGGAGAAAAAGTAGGTGCTTTGCTGGTCGGCGGCGGCTATGCCGAATACGTCGCTGTACCGGAAGGTCAGCTACTTCCTATCCCAGAGGGTTTCTCGTTCGCAGAGACCGCAGCTGTTATCGAAACCGCTTGTACTGTCTGGTCCAATATCGTCATGGAAGTCGGCCTAAGCAAAGGCGAAACCATCTTGATTCACGGCGGTGGCGGCGGCATCGGTCTGATGGCTATTCAGATCGCTAAAGCCATTGGCGCAACCGTTGCGGTGACCGCGGGTTCCGCAGAAAAGCTCGAGGTGTGCAAGAGCTACGGCGCTGATATCTTAATCAACTACAAAGAACAAGACTTCGCGGAAGAACTCAAGAACCAGTGCGATGTCATCTTAGATATCGTGGGCGGGCCTTATTTGAAAAAGAATATGTTCGCTCTCGCCAAAGGCGGGCGCATGATCACCATTGGTCTCCAAGGCGGTAATAAGGCCGAAATCAACATGGGTGTGATGATGATGAAAGATATCTCCCTTCACGGCACAACCTTGCGTCGCCGCTCACCGGAAGTAAAAGCAGAAATAGTCCGCCAGACTGTGAAGAATGTCTGGCCAATGTTGGAAGATGGGCGCGTAAAACACCACATCCATGAAACCTTGCCCCTTGCAGACGCAGCCAAAGCACTCAATCACCTAGTAGAAAGCTCCCACACCGGCAAGGTGGTTTTGGTGCAGTAG
- a CDS encoding glycosyltransferase family 2 protein — protein sequence MPTSRTSSPRIAPLNSTGSTAAVIVTHNRVELLRASLEQVVGQTHPVQWVIVVDNGADKAVKQLVDDLAGERAVYVPSQTNLGGAGGFALGFLTALSLGADAIWCADDDGRPADETVLKELYRVAEVNKLHEVSPAVCNIDDPGALAFPLRQGLVWRRRMEELEGDFLPGIASLFNGALISAGAMEIIGVPDYRLFIRGDEVEYHRRLVNSGLSFGTALTCAYLHPDGSDEFKPILGGKMHTQYPEGEFKRYFTYRNRGYLLWQRGMRKLLPQEFARFGWFFLVQQHDPKGFAQWLKLHNRGRREDFRRPEHG from the coding sequence ATGCCCACTTCGCGCACATCTTCCCCACGTATTGCACCTTTGAACTCAACCGGTTCCACCGCGGCGGTCATTGTCACCCACAACCGCGTGGAATTATTGCGCGCCTCTCTAGAGCAGGTAGTAGGTCAAACCCATCCGGTGCAGTGGGTCATTGTTGTCGACAACGGGGCAGATAAGGCCGTTAAGCAGCTTGTCGATGACCTCGCTGGCGAGCGTGCCGTCTATGTCCCCTCGCAGACCAACCTGGGTGGCGCGGGCGGCTTTGCCTTGGGATTTTTAACCGCACTTTCACTGGGCGCCGATGCCATCTGGTGCGCCGATGATGACGGCCGCCCTGCCGATGAAACGGTGCTGAAGGAGCTCTACCGCGTTGCTGAAGTGAATAAGTTGCATGAGGTCTCCCCTGCTGTATGCAATATCGACGACCCCGGAGCACTGGCTTTCCCGCTGCGTCAGGGACTGGTGTGGCGCCGGCGCATGGAAGAATTAGAGGGCGATTTTCTGCCTGGAATCGCTTCCCTATTTAACGGTGCGCTGATCTCGGCCGGCGCTATGGAGATTATCGGCGTGCCGGATTACCGTCTGTTTATCCGCGGTGATGAGGTGGAATACCACCGCCGCCTGGTTAATTCGGGCTTGTCGTTTGGCACGGCGTTAACCTGTGCCTACCTGCACCCAGATGGCTCTGATGAATTCAAGCCGATTTTAGGCGGCAAGATGCACACCCAGTATCCCGAAGGCGAGTTCAAGCGCTATTTCACCTACCGCAACCGTGGCTACTTGCTGTGGCAGCGGGGAATGCGCAAGCTCCTACCGCAGGAATTCGCGCGCTTTGGCTGGTTCTTCCTCGTGCAGCAGCATGACCCGAAGGGGTTTGCGCAGTGGCTCAAGCTGCACAACCGCGGCCGTCGCGAAGATTTCCGCCGCCCAGAGCACGGCTAA
- a CDS encoding ABC transporter ATP-binding protein produces the protein MVSIDTYNACVDFPIFDAKSRSLKKAVLSTAGGAIGQNDDNVVVVEALKDINLHLREGDRVGLVGHNGAGKSTLLRLLSRIYEPTRGSSNVRGRVAPVFDLGVGMDPEVSGYDNIIIRGLFLGQTIKQMKSKMDEIAEFSELGDYLNMPLRTYSTGMRVRLALGVVTSIEPEILLLDEGIGAVDAAFMAKARVRLEELVKRSGILVFASHSNDFLAQLCNTALWIDKGQIRAAGEVADVVGQYEGREVGQYVRDLRTRFEREDAQ, from the coding sequence ATGGTTTCTATTGATACATATAACGCGTGCGTAGACTTTCCCATCTTTGATGCGAAGTCACGCTCGTTGAAGAAGGCCGTGCTTTCAACCGCTGGTGGCGCCATCGGGCAAAACGATGACAACGTTGTGGTAGTTGAAGCACTCAAAGACATCAACTTGCACCTGCGCGAAGGCGACCGCGTTGGACTAGTCGGCCACAACGGCGCCGGCAAATCTACCCTGTTGCGCTTGCTATCGCGCATTTATGAGCCCACCCGTGGTTCTTCTAATGTGCGCGGGCGCGTCGCCCCAGTCTTCGATTTAGGCGTCGGCATGGATCCGGAAGTCTCCGGCTACGACAACATCATCATTCGCGGGCTGTTTTTGGGCCAGACCATCAAGCAGATGAAGTCCAAAATGGATGAGATTGCAGAGTTCTCCGAACTCGGTGACTACCTCAATATGCCGCTGCGCACCTACTCCACTGGTATGCGCGTGCGCCTGGCATTGGGTGTGGTGACCTCCATTGAGCCCGAAATCTTGCTTCTCGATGAAGGCATCGGCGCCGTTGACGCGGCCTTCATGGCCAAAGCCCGCGTGCGCCTCGAAGAACTGGTGAAGCGCTCCGGTATTTTGGTGTTTGCATCACACTCCAACGACTTCCTTGCACAGCTCTGCAATACCGCACTGTGGATCGATAAGGGACAAATCCGCGCCGCCGGTGAAGTAGCCGATGTCGTCGGTCAATACGAAGGCCGTGAAGTCGGCCAATACGTCCGCGATTTGCGTACCCGCTTTGAGCGCGAAGACGCTCAATAA
- a CDS encoding aminotransferase class V-fold PLP-dependent enzyme, whose amino-acid sequence MDVASVRGLYTGLSDGWTYLNAHDQPQIAERVSAGVARAFRMSPAVAAVETSGGSHSAPVAAGRLERADFIATARMAIADLTGAHRNSVVLGPSLPVLYSRLASKLGPLLRRNSAVVLQRLDSASLGDIAANIRWAQPDLGTGELPGYQFNELIDGTTRFVSFTAAHATLGAVAEVAEITDIIRRQSRAWSLVDVSALATYRAIDIGELGADILGIDLAQIGGPEVAALVFRDATMFKRLNITRDDLESRVSAGLAGGVGPLADHFARLGDPDDQLRGSRRTRLRNSMLKVSEHMSHLSDELYALMGSLPAVHILGVTGEAASGARTDNRIPRLSFAVKNVPADTVHQRLLGNGLVTTLTPRSELLSEMGVDDIGGAVTVSLSPFNTHQDIEHLVRVVASLA is encoded by the coding sequence GTGGATGTAGCTAGCGTGCGCGGTCTTTACACAGGCCTATCTGACGGTTGGACGTACCTCAATGCGCACGATCAGCCACAAATCGCGGAACGAGTTTCTGCGGGAGTTGCGCGCGCTTTTCGGATGTCGCCAGCAGTTGCGGCAGTGGAAACATCAGGGGGCTCGCATTCCGCCCCGGTTGCCGCGGGGCGTTTAGAGCGTGCGGATTTTATCGCGACAGCGCGGATGGCTATCGCCGATTTAACGGGCGCACACAGAAATTCTGTCGTTTTAGGCCCGAGCTTGCCGGTTTTATATTCACGTCTGGCATCCAAGTTGGGGCCGTTGCTACGGCGTAATTCTGCCGTGGTGTTGCAGCGTTTAGATTCGGCGTCATTGGGAGATATTGCTGCCAATATTCGGTGGGCGCAGCCAGACCTAGGCACTGGCGAGCTACCCGGGTATCAGTTCAATGAACTTATCGATGGCACTACAAGGTTCGTTTCTTTCACCGCCGCACATGCCACTCTGGGCGCTGTAGCCGAGGTTGCAGAGATTACCGACATCATTCGTCGACAATCACGCGCGTGGTCGCTGGTGGATGTCTCAGCGCTTGCTACGTACCGCGCGATTGACATCGGTGAGCTCGGTGCAGATATTTTGGGCATTGACTTGGCTCAGATCGGTGGCCCTGAGGTTGCTGCGCTGGTATTTCGTGATGCCACCATGTTCAAGCGCCTCAACATCACACGCGATGATTTGGAATCCCGCGTATCGGCTGGCCTTGCTGGTGGTGTGGGCCCATTGGCTGATCACTTCGCTCGCCTCGGCGATCCAGATGACCAGCTGCGAGGTTCGCGCCGCACACGGTTGCGCAATTCGATGCTCAAGGTTTCCGAGCACATGAGCCACCTGAGCGATGAGCTCTATGCCTTGATGGGTTCACTTCCCGCCGTCCACATTTTGGGTGTTACTGGCGAAGCAGCTAGTGGCGCTCGCACTGATAATCGCATTCCGCGGCTTTCTTTTGCTGTCAAGAATGTCCCGGCGGATACCGTGCACCAGCGCCTTTTGGGAAATGGATTAGTCACAACGCTCACCCCGCGCAGTGAGCTGCTCTCGGAGATGGGCGTCGACGATATCGGAGGCGCAGTCACCGTATCGTTGAGTCCTTTTAACACCCACCAAGATATTGAGCACTTAGTGCGCGTGGTTGCCTCGTTGGCCTAG
- a CDS encoding GtrA family protein has product MTSEGAERLAKSNSLRGQSTKFAITGGISAVIDAGLTWIFQIALALLGNIEARSVGFFFGTLTAYLLNRRWTFRAQPSKRRFAMVALTYALTYAVNIVIYRWAFPFFDHSLDWRSTYALVAAFILAQGTATVINFFVQRWLIFRNAPKIREV; this is encoded by the coding sequence ATGACTTCTGAAGGTGCCGAACGCCTGGCTAAATCAAATTCACTGCGCGGCCAGTCCACGAAATTCGCAATCACCGGCGGTATCTCCGCGGTGATTGACGCAGGCCTGACCTGGATTTTCCAGATTGCGCTGGCGCTTTTAGGCAATATTGAAGCGCGCTCAGTGGGCTTTTTCTTCGGTACCTTAACTGCCTATCTGTTGAATCGCCGGTGGACTTTTCGCGCCCAGCCATCCAAGCGGCGTTTTGCCATGGTGGCGCTGACCTATGCTCTTACTTATGCCGTCAATATCGTGATTTACCGGTGGGCGTTTCCATTTTTTGATCACAGTCTGGACTGGCGTTCCACCTACGCGCTGGTGGCAGCGTTTATCCTCGCGCAAGGAACCGCCACCGTGATCAATTTCTTTGTGCAGCGGTGGTTGATTTTCCGCAATGCGCCCAAAATTCGCGAAGTTTAG
- a CDS encoding molybdopterin molybdotransferase MoeA has product MTSPESHLKRIRQLVAAYCERRTEQIPIEQSLGRTTSADIIAGFDSPRFDNSQMDGYAVPTADGGRFEVAATIPAGASPQPLAGKAAPIMTGAAVPADAAAIIPVEKAIPAEFLEPGKTISLPATEPSQFIRVQGCDVAAESTIIPAGTTISAAAVATMASQSILEVEVFSPARILICSGGAEIQAAEVADAQRIATIPDANAPMLRAMAYGAGIEVVGHVATNDDPSALKTSLAAAIENRQPDVVVTSGGISAGKFEVVRQVLESSDSGANAPAAAWFGHVDQQPGGPQGCAVFNGVPIICLPGNPVSTLVSFRLFVAPVLGHVPPDSWAQLANPATGITGRDQFRRGRVEFCSDGSTVAHIIGGSGSHLITQAVEATHLIRIPAGAQLGIGSAVQVYPL; this is encoded by the coding sequence ATGACTTCCCCGGAATCTCACCTCAAGCGAATCCGCCAACTGGTCGCTGCTTATTGTGAACGCAGAACCGAACAGATTCCGATAGAACAATCCCTCGGGCGCACGACAAGCGCTGACATTATCGCGGGTTTTGATTCCCCACGCTTTGATAATTCGCAAATGGATGGCTACGCCGTACCCACTGCAGACGGCGGCAGATTCGAGGTCGCAGCGACTATCCCGGCGGGCGCATCACCCCAACCACTAGCTGGCAAAGCTGCCCCTATTATGACTGGCGCGGCAGTACCTGCCGATGCAGCGGCGATTATCCCGGTGGAAAAGGCTATTCCGGCGGAATTCCTTGAACCCGGTAAAACCATTTCGCTTCCAGCTACTGAGCCTAGTCAGTTTATTCGTGTCCAGGGGTGTGATGTCGCTGCAGAAAGCACAATCATTCCTGCAGGTACCACCATTAGTGCTGCCGCAGTAGCAACCATGGCTTCCCAGTCCATCCTCGAGGTAGAAGTATTTAGCCCGGCGCGCATTCTCATTTGTAGTGGTGGTGCAGAAATTCAGGCAGCCGAGGTAGCGGACGCACAGAGGATAGCCACTATTCCCGACGCGAATGCGCCGATGCTGCGCGCGATGGCTTATGGCGCGGGGATAGAGGTGGTTGGACACGTAGCCACCAATGATGATCCCTCCGCTTTAAAAACTTCGCTGGCTGCCGCGATTGAGAACCGGCAACCAGATGTAGTCGTTACTTCGGGCGGAATTAGTGCTGGCAAGTTCGAGGTTGTCCGCCAGGTGCTGGAGTCTTCTGACTCGGGTGCAAATGCTCCTGCAGCAGCTTGGTTCGGTCATGTGGATCAGCAACCGGGTGGTCCACAAGGTTGTGCGGTGTTTAATGGCGTCCCTATTATTTGCTTGCCGGGTAATCCGGTGTCTACGTTGGTGAGCTTCCGGTTATTTGTCGCCCCAGTCTTAGGGCACGTGCCACCGGACTCGTGGGCACAGCTTGCCAATCCCGCCACCGGCATCACAGGCCGCGATCAGTTCCGCCGCGGCCGCGTGGAATTTTGCTCCGATGGCTCCACCGTGGCGCATATTATCGGCGGGTCAGGCTCGCATTTGATTACGCAAGCTGTCGAAGCCACGCACCTCATCCGTATTCCTGCCGGCGCCCAGCTAGGTATAGGCAGCGCCGTGCAGGTTTATCCCCTGTAA
- a CDS encoding MogA/MoaB family molybdenum cofactor biosynthesis protein, with protein sequence MSRTGLVIVSSTRAAAGEYEDRSGPIAVDFLRNQGLKTPDPIVVADADIFSAVEQALRSENAPAVLLTSGGTGISPDDLTVEAIRKHLDKEMPGIAVAFWNKGLAKLPTAALSRCIAGVAGSTFVMTLPGSTGGVKDGCAVLEEILGHIITTMEGNNDH encoded by the coding sequence ATGTCACGTACTGGTTTGGTCATTGTTTCCTCGACGCGGGCTGCAGCCGGCGAGTATGAAGATCGTTCAGGTCCCATCGCCGTAGATTTTCTGCGCAACCAGGGGCTTAAGACGCCTGATCCGATCGTCGTGGCTGATGCCGACATTTTTTCCGCTGTCGAGCAGGCTTTACGTTCGGAAAATGCGCCAGCTGTGTTATTAACCTCAGGTGGAACTGGGATTAGTCCCGACGACCTCACGGTTGAAGCAATTAGAAAGCATCTGGATAAAGAAATGCCTGGTATCGCCGTTGCGTTTTGGAATAAGGGGTTAGCAAAGCTTCCTACTGCGGCTTTATCAAGGTGTATTGCGGGTGTTGCAGGTTCAACTTTTGTGATGACTTTGCCGGGGTCTACCGGTGGGGTAAAAGATGGTTGTGCGGTGTTAGAGGAAATCTTGGGCCACATCATCACCACGATGGAAGGAAATAATGACCACTAA
- a CDS encoding GNAT family N-acetyltransferase — protein sequence MDLTRIWPPFGLEITAAHTGEEISLRVMRDEDIAVLNDATPTEIFGSDIPEHAFGWLFDETNSPTLLRWSHRVQMSPAHWSLDFVVVQHNKVIGSVDMRATDFSTTKSIETGSWIYHRLQGRGIGTLVRHAIAELGFNHFGAERLTTAWACSNKASAAVSAKLGYHVTADITVESLGPDNHTAPGVRAELLRGNYHRPAALQCEVRGLTPKLKSLLGI from the coding sequence ATGGATCTCACGCGCATCTGGCCGCCTTTTGGCTTAGAAATCACAGCTGCCCACACTGGTGAGGAAATTTCACTGCGCGTGATGCGCGATGAAGATATCGCAGTGCTTAACGATGCCACCCCGACCGAAATTTTCGGCTCCGATATCCCCGAGCATGCGTTTGGCTGGCTTTTCGATGAAACCAATAGCCCCACGCTACTTCGCTGGTCGCACCGTGTACAGATGTCGCCTGCGCACTGGTCCCTCGACTTCGTTGTGGTTCAACACAACAAGGTGATCGGGTCCGTTGATATGCGCGCTACTGATTTTTCGACCACGAAATCTATCGAAACCGGTTCGTGGATTTACCACCGCCTCCAAGGCCGCGGCATCGGGACTTTAGTGCGCCACGCCATCGCAGAGCTGGGCTTTAACCATTTCGGCGCCGAACGCCTGACCACCGCCTGGGCGTGCAGTAACAAAGCCTCGGCGGCTGTGAGCGCCAAGCTGGGATATCACGTCACTGCGGATATCACCGTGGAATCACTTGGTCCTGATAATCACACTGCACCGGGTGTGCGGGCGGAACTTCTACGCGGCAATTATCATCGTCCAGCAGCCCTTCAGTGCGAAGTTCGTGGGCTGACCCCGAAGCTGAAATCGTTGCTGGGAATTTAG